A genomic region of Candidatus Zixiibacteriota bacterium contains the following coding sequences:
- a CDS encoding VOC family protein, with product MDDKINLPIAAETRIGHVHLKVSDLERSVRFYTEVLGFEVTARMGQSAAFLSAGGYHHQIGLNIWESQGGSPPPRGSTGLYHFAILLPSRKELTRAILRLQRHNWPIEGAADHGVSEAIYLRDPDENGIELYIDRPREEWPRGPKGDTILYTHPLDIDGLIAEYRETEKQ from the coding sequence ATGGATGACAAGATTAACCTTCCTATCGCGGCTGAAACCAGAATAGGACATGTGCATCTCAAAGTATCCGACCTTGAGCGCTCGGTAAGATTCTACACCGAAGTGCTCGGGTTCGAGGTAACGGCGCGTATGGGACAGAGCGCTGCCTTCCTTTCAGCCGGCGGTTATCATCACCAAATCGGACTGAACATCTGGGAGTCCCAGGGCGGTTCGCCTCCACCGCGCGGGTCGACCGGGCTGTATCATTTTGCGATTTTGCTGCCAAGCCGCAAGGAACTTACCCGGGCTATCCTCAGGTTGCAGCGTCATAACTGGCCTATCGAAGGCGCCGCTGACCATGGCGTAAGCGAAGCCATTTATCTGCGAGACCCGGATGAAAACGGCATCGAATTATATATCGACCGCCCCCGCGAAGAATGGCCCCGCGGTCCCAAAGGAGATACAATTCTATATACTCATCCGCTTGACATTGATGGTTTGATTGCGGAATATAGGGAAACGGAAAAGCAGTAA
- a CDS encoding DinB family protein translates to MPFELEKSIEILQRTPGVLEVMLSGLSEEWTGVNEGGDSWSPYDIVGHFLHGERTDWIARMEIILSDMPDKRFTPFDRFAQFDESKGKSLEMLLAEFKEERKKSIRTLLSRKINEQMLAFEGIHPKFGKVTLRQLLSTWVAHDLAHLAQIARVMAKQYKEEVGPWIEFLPILTSK, encoded by the coding sequence ATGCCTTTTGAACTTGAGAAATCAATAGAGATACTGCAACGAACTCCGGGCGTTCTGGAAGTCATGCTCTCGGGACTCTCCGAGGAATGGACGGGCGTTAACGAAGGGGGCGATTCCTGGTCGCCGTACGACATAGTCGGGCATTTTCTGCATGGCGAGCGGACCGACTGGATAGCGCGGATGGAGATAATCCTTAGCGATATGCCGGACAAACGGTTTACCCCCTTTGACCGTTTCGCGCAATTTGATGAAAGCAAGGGAAAATCGCTGGAGATGCTTCTGGCAGAATTCAAAGAAGAAAGAAAAAAGAGTATCAGGACTCTTCTCTCCAGGAAAATCAATGAGCAAATGCTTGCTTTCGAAGGAATCCATCCCAAGTTCGGCAAGGTGACTTTGCGGCAACTCTTATCGACCTGGGTAGCGCATGACCTGGCTCATCTGGCGCAGATTGCCCGGGTTATGGCAAAGCAGTATAAAGAAGAGGTCGGTCCCTGGATTGAGTTCCTGCCGATTTTGACATCGAAATAA
- a CDS encoding DinB family protein, with protein MREIKLEFPSGYDQKTQAIVGLFAAQFDDMLRRLKKVVEELEVRHLEWQPAPGMNTVGMLLAHLALTEVWWINIAAREIPSRPDGQKILDELFGIPNFDDGLPLAAEGKHPEVLTGLTLSDYIRYLDIARQKVHSELRGWKDLQLQESFKMPDASITREWTLYHVLEHFASHYGQVQMLKHLMRNAGVLEKK; from the coding sequence ATGCGGGAAATTAAATTGGAATTTCCGTCGGGATACGACCAGAAGACACAGGCGATAGTGGGACTTTTTGCGGCGCAATTCGACGATATGTTGCGGCGGCTGAAAAAAGTGGTGGAAGAGCTGGAAGTGCGACATCTGGAGTGGCAGCCTGCTCCGGGAATGAACACGGTCGGGATGCTTCTGGCGCACCTGGCGTTGACCGAGGTATGGTGGATAAATATCGCCGCCAGGGAGATACCGAGCCGTCCGGACGGTCAGAAAATTCTCGATGAGCTGTTCGGCATCCCGAATTTTGATGATGGACTCCCTCTGGCAGCTGAGGGGAAACATCCCGAAGTATTAACGGGATTGACGCTATCCGACTATATCCGGTATCTGGATATCGCCCGACAGAAAGTTCATTCCGAATTGCGCGGATGGAAAGATTTGCAACTGCAGGAATCCTTCAAAATGCCGGATGCGAGTATTACCCGCGAATGGACCTTGTACCATGTTCTGGAGCATTTTGCCAGTCATTACGGACAGGTGCAGATGCTGAAACATCTGATGCGGAATGCCGGGGTGCTGGAGAAGAAGTAA
- a CDS encoding (4Fe-4S)-binding protein, with protein sequence MNDEERMKSGVSKEYRNDRIVVRWEPRLCIHTGNCLRGLPQVFNLSARPWISINAADADKIAEVVMTCPTGALTYERPDSAPSESKTEVVKITERPNGPLFVEGPVKIVAANGAVIKEGNRFSLCRCGHTQNRPFCDGSHKKINFRTTD encoded by the coding sequence ATGAATGATGAAGAACGGATGAAATCGGGAGTTTCGAAAGAGTACCGCAATGACCGTATTGTCGTCCGCTGGGAGCCGCGGCTTTGCATTCATACCGGCAACTGCCTGCGGGGATTACCGCAGGTGTTCAACCTCTCCGCCCGCCCCTGGATTTCTATAAATGCGGCCGATGCCGATAAAATCGCGGAGGTGGTAATGACCTGCCCGACCGGGGCATTGACCTATGAGCGTCCCGACAGCGCTCCATCGGAGTCAAAGACTGAAGTTGTAAAAATTACGGAACGCCCCAACGGTCCGCTTTTCGTGGAAGGACCGGTCAAGATTGTCGCCGCCAACGGCGCCGTGATAAAGGAGGGGAACCGCTTCTCCCTCTGCCGCTGCGGGCATACACAGAATCGCCCTTTCTGCGACGGCAGCCATAAGAAAATCAATTTCCGGACCACGGATTAA